The stretch of DNA GACTTCCAATACAGCGGTCGATCGACCAGTCGCTGGGTTTTGCCAGTCATTCTGGGAATCAGGCTGATGCCATCCAGCTTCTGACGATCAAACGGGAGCTTCTTCAGTTCAGCATCGCCAACACCAGCAACTTCGAGGATGGTCGGAAACAGATCGAGAGCAATCACAGGTTCATCGATCACTTGACCGGGAGGAATCTTCGCAGGGTATTGAACGAGAAAAGGAATTCTTGTTCCTCCTTCCCAGGTTGAGCCTTTTTTCCCATGCAACGCACCATTGTCGTGCCCGCCTGCTCCGCCATTATCGTTGATAAAGATCACCAGTGTATCTTTCGACAGGTTGCACTCCTTCAGGGCATCGAGAACTTTGCCAACAGCGCGATCGAGAGCGATGGTCATCGCATAAATCTTGTTGCCGTCAGCCGCCTGCAAATCGGCTGCGGTGGCATCGTTGGGGCTATGAGTCGCATTGAATGCCAGATAGATCATCCACGGTTGAGACTGCCACTGTTTGATATAGGCAATGGCCTCTTCGGCCAGATGATCTGTCATGTAATCGAATTTTTCCTCAGGGATCGCAGTCCGGTCGCGCAGCATCTGATTCAAGCGAGTTGGTTTCTTGAGTGGGAAATAGCTTCGCGAGCCCTGAAGAAATCCGTAGTAATCGGTAAAGCCCCGTTCCAGGGGATGAAACTGTGGTGCATAGCCCAGGTGCCATTTCCCGAGTGCAATCGTTCGATAGCCATCTTCCTTAAGAAGCTGAGGGAGCAAAGTTTCTGATCGTGGGAGCCCGTTCGTCTCGCTATAGGCTGGCGGGATATTGAACTCATGCCCAAATCGCTGTTGGTACCGTCCGGTCAACAACCCTGCTCGCGATGGACTGCAGACACATCCCGAGACATATCCCTGTCGAAAATGGACACCGTTCTTACCAATCGAATCAATGTGCGGGGTCTTGTAACGGGGATGACCTTGAATCGAAAACTCGGCATGTCCGCAGTCATCGGAGAGTATCAATAAGATATTGGGGCGACGTTCCCTGGATGTTTCTGTTGAAGCCCTTTGAGCCAAAGCCAGCTGACTCGTGAATTGAAACACCAGAATCAGCACCAACCACAGTCTCATAATGGCAGATCTTCTCATCAGTTCTCTGCAGTCTTTTTCAGCGGCCTTGGTATGTTCTATGAAACATGGCGGTTGAGAATCAACGCCCGATCACAGGAAAAACTACAGCTAATGTGGTTATATATCAATGGGGCAGATAAAACACACGGCGATTCGCGTTAATGATCGATCGGCACAAAAGCAGGTCCGTCGTCAAGCAACTAAACGGCATGCCGCTGCCGGTAATACTTCAGGCCTGGGGCGAAGAAGCTCCAGGCGACGACGATGCCGTAAATCGTTAAGTCAAGATCCCAGTCTGTCCAGGCCTTCATACCCGCCATCACAAAGGCGGTGGCGTAAAGCACCAGTGCCTGCACATAGAACTTGCCCGAAAGCACCCCGGCTTTAATCAGAAAGACCGCACCTGCCAAAAGCGCCAGCACCGGCGAAAGGGTCAGCACTGGGAGGTTCATCATCCATTCGATGAAGAACAAGAGCGTACTGCAGATAGTGCTCGCCGCCCAGACATGGGCAATCTGCCGCTCGACAAACGTGATGGGCCCGGAGCGTCGGCGCAATTCCCAGAAGATGAAGGCCCAGATGCCCACACCCACGGACCACAAAGCGACATAAGGCAATCGCGAAACCACGCCTTGCCAGTGCATCAAGTTCGTGATCAGGCACAATTGCAACACTACAAAGCTGTGCCACATCCAGAGCAGACCCCAGTTCTCCAGCACCTGGGC from Planctopirus ephydatiae encodes:
- a CDS encoding sulfatase-like hydrolase/transferase, with the protein product MRLWLVLILVFQFTSQLALAQRASTETSRERRPNILLILSDDCGHAEFSIQGHPRYKTPHIDSIGKNGVHFRQGYVSGCVCSPSRAGLLTGRYQQRFGHEFNIPPAYSETNGLPRSETLLPQLLKEDGYRTIALGKWHLGYAPQFHPLERGFTDYYGFLQGSRSYFPLKKPTRLNQMLRDRTAIPEEKFDYMTDHLAEEAIAYIKQWQSQPWMIYLAFNATHSPNDATAADLQAADGNKIYAMTIALDRAVGKVLDALKECNLSKDTLVIFINDNGGAGGHDNGALHGKKGSTWEGGTRIPFLVQYPAKIPPGQVIDEPVIALDLFPTILEVAGVGDAELKKLPFDRQKLDGISLIPRMTGKTQRLVDRPLYWKSGKRWAIRHGNLKAVSGNEDQGDHAGLFDLFSDPYEQQDLSATHSQQLHQLETLYHQWESTLEKPRWGSSSGKKSGNSTDDRSSDNP